The genomic region caaaatatataaaaaaaacttgggtaagtccatctgaattaaggaggtcgttgtaccccccctggcgacaggactatacacctgaggaattttattatgatggttagcttctctttaatggccGGAAAGTCGATTTTGTGACGTTATAACGCTAggacgaagctaggacaaataatccccacaaattattcctggacaagaaatccccagacaaataatccccggacaaaaaatccccacaaaaaatccccggacaaataatccccggaccaaaaatccccacaaaaatcccggacaaataatctccacacattttttagacaaaatatccccacaaaaaaatccggacaaaaaatcctcaagaaatatttgctgccgattagttctctaaaagttttcccgtgaatgcgatcgactcaaatgctttcagcctcagtgcatagagttattttgaattccaattccatatcGAAAACTTCgaattttatataacaaaagagtgtgagttttttcaaaaatcctggaatatatggggaatgagctaaggctatgggaatcatgttgcaatattattcgcttaaatcttttgctcactctgatttgaataactatgttcaaaaaaattttacaaaaaaaaacacaaccacaacatataacatttttgaaacacttaaaaactttttttggtatgtaaatgtaataaataaataaagaaaaataatttattagttatatattttacaaaaaaacacaaacacaaaatacaacatttttgaaacacttcAAAACTACTTTTGTAAGTAAACGTCCGATGTGgaagtggaaacgttaataaaatcattttttgttaaattgtggcttatttcccatttagaataataaattacataaatcaaatgtcacaaagaaatagcttcagaacaatatattaggtgataatgaacaatgatttaaaatgaacAATGCTTTAACAAATACATATCCATAAACTTCTAAAATATAATAATCCATTCGTATATACCGCGTATGCATAGAAAGCTATGTATgatagtcggttcagttcggctgtTCCTATTCctttccgcggaaccttaagtaaAAAAATACGTGTTTGAGGCCGGCCTCAAGGATAGATGAATTTTGTTCCCAGAATCGgtggcacatttttcaaattttgccggtTTTACTGTTGTCGTTGCCCCATTTTAAGAAACGGTAGTATGCTAGACAAAAGGATGGTGTGAGGCTAGCCTCAACTGTGATGATTTGAGGAAGTTGGAATGAAATGCATGATGCATAGATGCATATAATACTGGCACGTGGAAGACGGTTACAAAGATAAAGTGTCAGGGCCGTACCgactttaatttttttcataaaaataaagatatttaggaaatttcaaaaagctaaattgtatttaaaaaaagaatgtgcgtgtactttgtacgcacgtaagaagttatacttctattatatgatttaaacgaaattaatatactttttatttatattttgtttaaatattaaactaatttatacttactacttctcaaacatttttattagaacagtgccaaaaattaaaataataaaagaataaaacacacacaaacacattaaacaagccacaaatgatgtctgaaaattaattgtcgaaaatttttttaactaaatacgtattttctgaaaatacaattatataataaatatacttacaatcataaaatgtattaaaaaaaaaaacaaaaaagaaagtttctattgggactcgaaccagcgctgatacgagcggttggtattggaattcactcgccttctccgcttagccacggacactatgtgtcattatttacgaagatcgactaactaaacggattaaacttgtgatattttgatattttgaaaattgatcaaattattttaattttgaattgaaatgatttagaattgaaaaaatacaacaaaacatagagcaaaaaaccaatatattaggtgaatattgatagaaattttgatggtaatcaaattatataaataaaagtattacatactatgtattttggcagatcaaataggtaggtttatacccatgatacattaacaattattacgtacctgttgcttttaaaaactatttaaaagtcactacaatattataaacttttttgtttctgtcctcacaacaataaaactaatatattatacatttgtttacctttacctccaaaccacagctgccatatcggataatttttgacatgtcatttgaacatccaatcagaacaaagttataatgcgcatgcgccgggatgataggttttaacatataaaaaaatcaccctctatcgccggtaaagaagtataacttcaaaaaactgattatgaaacaacgaaataacgtaaatagtcgattgatatactggtgaggcactgcctcacctgcctcataggacaagcCTCCACTGATAGTAACCCCTTATACACTATAAACATAAAGGGTGCAGCCATTAGTGACAGGATGTCCAATTACTcatttattatagtattataataaattacccatatattatagtataattgTGCACAATAATTGTTGatgtaatgaaaattatatttcttAGATGAAACTGTTGTTTGACGATTCAATTTCCACTCTGGAAGTCGTCCTTAGAATTATTATTtttcgtaagagatacgaaaaacaTTGTTAAGCTAAAAGTTGGGGTATAAATAGAACCAtactttagaaatattttcagatatacagggccacccatattgacaggtgGAACAAACTTacctttttttaatggaacagcctgtatatttttacatttttcaatcTCCTCGATGTTCtcgtttttttataggttttgcGATGTGATgcaaggtagtttaaaagataattacggttttttattaaatttgtaacatttaaaaaatatttactcTATAACTCTATAACTCACTGCATATTTTGTTGGTTCAAAaagataaaatttattaaataattatattctAATTGTTGTGTAAACACCAAGATAAGGGCGCcgtgaatatttttatctattatcacaatagcAAAGGCGTTTATCTTCCTTGCCCATTGTTAATTGTGAAATTGATGAATTTAATTTATACAGATCATCCAAAAAATATTGTTGTTCCTTTAGCTGGACTTTTCACAAGCAGCCAAAATATTTTAGTGTAAAgatacaatgttttttaaaacaTTTCAAAAAGCTTCAAAATGGCGTGTTCAAAAAGTTGTGAAATTAATTTAATGCTCtgaaaactgcaaaatatttaattgtttgtGTCGAAACTGTGTTCTAGAGATGTAGATgttttatcgacttcgaaaaggccttttaaggtcgcgtcatattataatgcacgtcgcgttttcggcacgtagcgtttgcagaccgtcaatcggactgcccattcacattatcatacatagaacgtttacgttGGGTTCAGTTTGGTGTggtgcagatgtgtttattgtcacaacacatgtttacatgacaaattgcctcgaaaactactttttaaattagaccgggcagtatcgtcgcccccgctagcgcaattattctgattcgatttttttgcacaaacttactcaaaaagaggtccttataacatatccacagggtgccgggcggtgccgtggtcgaaaaatttttcaaacaattttttttaaacaaattcacaaaaataatttttttatttccaacaattttttttagataatttgggtcattctcagcaaaaaaggtctcctgtcatttttctctaaaattgactgttgtcgagttatacgcgattaaaaatttgaaaaatgcgaaaataaccattttcaaggcttcataactcgattaaaaatgattattatgaaattcaaaaaaaggcaaaatcaagattgaaatacgttcttcagcgtcctgaagagatttttgtcattattttattacaaagctgttatttttagttattaacaattagcggtatagtccaactgtatcgtcgcccccgttagcggaactatttcgattagatgtttttgcacaaacttactcaaaaagagtccttataacaaacacatccacggggtgccgggcggtgccgttgtcaaaaaactgttttaacaattcttattaaacaaattcacaaaaataattttttcattacgaacgatttttttttagataatttgggttattcttagcaaaaaacatatcttgaaaaaatgcggaaatggccatataacttgacaacaatcaattttagagaaaaatcacaagagaccttttttgcccagaataactcaaatcaacggcggatccagcaatcttgcaaggagggggcaaagaaataaaaattttctcgtcactcgcgtacgtaggattctttttcggtatgggcggttactttatttttcttcatgtaccatgtcctttgagaacgttggttactatcacagctatcttaattttattcactaccaccctaaatcaaccacgaagttCTTTTTCATCCTGGGCTGCctttgccttctattttcacttgcataatattttgtagcaacctatatttgaaatttttattacatgtccaaaatactccacttttctcttcttgacgccttctataatctcagtagtcttgctgagacgttctattATTGTCGAGTTTAGAATCTTCTTCccccaagatacttttaaaattcttctatagaaccacatttcgaaagcctcaaggcgatttaggtaagtagatcgattttattcacagtccaagactcgacaccatacagtaagaccgagaacacgtactttggagaaggaattctgttttatgttttaTTCCGTCATTCAATTGTCAACAGGAcaaaaactcactatttattttcaatcgtatttatctctttcttaaaaaaatgcgacaccaggcgaagtctcaaggagggggcaattgaccccattgaccccccttggatccgcgcctgactcaaattattattaatttgggtttaattaaattattaataaaaaattatttttgtgaatttgtttaacaaaaattgtttaaacaatttttagaccacggcaccgcccggaaccctgttgatgtgttataaggacctctttttgagtaagtttgtgcaaaaaaatctaatttcgctaacgggggcgacgatacagttggactatagcggtaattgttaatagttaaaaataacagctttgtaataaaataatgacaaaaatctcttcaggaccttgaagaagttgtttgaaacttgatttggtcacttattgaaattcataataataatttttaatcgagttattaagccttgatttttcgcaattttagagaaaaatgacaagaaaccttttttgctcagaattacccaaattatctaaaaaaaatattgctcgaatgaaaaaatatttttgtgaatttgtttaagaaagattgtttaaacaatttttcgaccacggcaccgcctggcaccctgtggatatgttataagaacctctctttgagtaaatttgtgcaaaaaatcgaatcggaataatttcgctagcgagggcgacgatactgaccggtctaaatactcggtatcaaattcaaagaaatacctacataaacaacaaggggaaaacgacccgtatctgtcaacatccgaaaaatattgttttcgaatgaaccgaacgcagacGTAACGTGTCTTAAGGAATGAACAGACTGCTGCGATTTAATCGTTGCGTCGACGACAACATCGCAATGCGAAATTTTCGCGAGACGAATGGCCACGGCGGTTAACGAGAACCAACACATAGGTGCGATGATTTCTCGCAGCGACAACGTTAGTACTGCGTTATATTTTGTTATCGCAGTTGGTTGCGTTTTCTGTCATCGTCGTTGCGATTTTACAATGGTTCCAAGTTCCAACAGAGAAATtaatagaattagttaaaaaataTCCAATACTTTATGATTTGTCACACGAGGACTATAAAAATATTAGAAAGAAGGATAAAATATGGGATGAAATTGGTCAAGAGATGAAAGAATGCCGTAAgtattttagttgtaagtttttattcactttaattattatattaaataataatttttatacattcactttaattattttaatttagagTTTTTATTCACATTTCAAATATTAAAATGGTTAACAAACTTTTCTCTAGTTGAAAATGCTAAATTGGTTGCACGCCTTGGGTCTCTTTCTATATTGATAAAAGCTCTACCTGAATTTTCTTCAGTTTCTGAAAACTCTCGTCCTTGTTGGTTTACTTTAGTGcgtaaaaaattatgcaaaatgCAACAAGTTTCAACGATTGAAATTGTCGTTTCAACTTTTGTCTCAATTGGCCTAAAAAATACTCGCCATTTTTGAGCTAAAATGCCAAATGCATTTTCCACCACACGTCTAGCTCGACATAAACGAGTATTATAATTTTCTTTTCGTCTGTCACTTCTAGATTGCTTGTAGGGAAAAGGTCTCATTAAAAAAGATTTCAAAGCAAAGGCCTCATCTCCAATCAAAACATGTGGACAAGGAACATTCATTAAACCTGCTTCAAATCTCTGGCCCATGTTTGAATTTTCAAATATGCCTCCGTCGCTATTTTTTCCGTAGCCTCCTACATCAATGCATATAAATTTGTAATTAGCATCAACGATGGCCATCAGTACAATTGAGAattttttcaaataacaaaaatggTTTGACCCGGTTTTTCCAGGGCattttatagttacatgttttcCGTCCAAACTGCCGATGCAGTTAGGAAATTGCCACATGTTTAGAAAATCTTCAGCTGATTTTTGCCATATTTCTGTTGTCGGTTCGGGAAGAGAAATAGGCTGTAATCTTTTACGTATAGCTTCACATACTTCATTTATAATTGTAGAGACTGTTGAAAATCCAACACGATAACTGTGCCCTATTGTACTGAAGCTGTCGCCAGTTGCTAAAAACCtaaaacagtatattttttaggtGAGGAACTAAAGAGAAGGTGGAGAAGTTTACGTGATTCTTATGTGCGATACTTAAGAGTAATCAAAACAAGAACTGGGCAAGGTGCACAAAATAAAACATGGCAATGGGCTGAAAGTATGAAAATGTTCCAACCTTTCTTGCTTTTTGCTAAAACCTCTTCAAATGTGCCGGAAGTTGTGACTAATGTAGAGTCTGCAACTGAGAAAGATGATGGTGTAGATGTTTCGCGTAATGAAGAGAGTGAAATTGGTGATATATCTGAGGTACCTTTACCTACAAAAAATAAAGAGTCTGCTACTTGCGCTGATGTAACCACCCCGATTGTAGAACCAGAACCAAAAAAACGAAAAGTCAGAAATGTACAAAATACGAAACCAACTTCAGTTGACTCTATTATTAGTTATTTTGAAAGCagaaaaaaaacagaaaaagactCCACAGATTTATTGTTTCTATCATATGCAGGCTTGATAAAACAATTTTCTGGAAAACGTCAGGCCGAAACAAAATTACAAATTGCTGAAATAATTGCCAAGCAAGAGTTAATGCATTATGAAGAGCAGCAGCAGCAGTAGATAATTGAACTATACCAGAGTGCTCAACCATCAACTTCCAATAGTTACACCTCTGATTCGAACTTCTGTGAAACTCCACTTATTTCGCCAGACCAAGGAACCATTTCCCATGAACATAATCCAGGTACCAGCAGTGCAGATTGCGAACAATCATTTCCGACTTCAGCAGGCACCTTTTTACGAGTTTATACTCCTTTGTAAtgttgatatataaaaaaaatattaaaataaaaatacaatgaGTGATGATTTACCTCCAAGTAATGGCTAGTCTTTCTTCCGCTGAAATAGATTCACGAAAATTGATATCAAGCTTAGAAATATCTTCCCTTATTAAGTTTACAATTTCATCAAAATAAGCAATTTTCATTCTGAAGTATTTATAAAAACGTTTTTCGTCATTTCGAAGTTGTGGCACTACTAACGTATGAAATTCTCCTTTTTGATGTCTTTCCAAATTTATCTCATGAGTccaaatttttctttttctataaaaaatataaatagatATTAAAACTTGCACATTATATGAAAACAGATATTTGGTATAATATTTCCAGTTGCCTAGTGAGTACATAACAAGAcaatctttaattttaatatatatttagatattttacCTTTGATCCTCCTCGTCTGCTAAAGCTACCAGCAAGATCAAATCTTCCTCCGATTCCGAAGAATCCATTCTAGACTATGTTGTTGTGATCGGTTCAACGTCATCAATGACAAAAAACACGTCGTCGTCACGACGAATAATCGCAGCAATGTGTTCATCACATGAAAAAACGCTGTCGCTTATATTGCGAGAAAAATCGTGTCGTCGACGCACCGATTAAATCGCAGCAGTCTGTTCATTGCTttatacgctacgttacgtgtcttatacgcacaatatgaatggttcaatttaaaaaccattaaattatatttttcgcaaacgaaacgctacgtgacgaaaacgcgacgtgcattataatatgaggcgACCTTTACTCTTTGAGCGGGTAACCCATGACAATCTGATAGGTGTCTTGTCACAGGTGGGAATTGATTACCAATATCCTCCGTATTATCAAAAATTTGTATTGGCATCTACGTGATAACATACGAATTGGTCAGAACACAACAGAAAATCAACGGACTTAATGTCAACAATCTCATAGACACATACAACACGGTACTGATTGCTTTCAATAAAAAAGAGTTGTGACTTACCGAAACTTATGTTGAATATGGGctaaatcttttaaaataaaacttacAGATGTCATCAAAacggagttatagccaatgaacaTCAGAGCATATGGAATACAGTGAGAAAGAGGAATACATATATCAATACCACCTATTTGGGCGCCAACGTTAAAGATAACTGGGATATAAACAAAGAAACAATATAAACGCGTTGAAAAAGCCAGAGCCGTCTTCTATAAACTAAAGAAAAGTTTCATTAATAGAGATATTACATTAAACCTTAAAATCAGATTAATACGCTACCACATATTCTGCACATTGCTGTGTAGCATGGAGAGCTGTACTCTTACAGAGACACTAATGAAAAAATTGCCTTTGAGatgtagaatagaatagaaatatgcatgaaaaattgtacaattttatcgacaaagcttataaaaagtcaagaaaacaaaacaataacaattcaatttactaaaattacataaatcgtcaatataattaaaaaaataataatattgaagttaaacagaaaaaagaatcaattgcaaaatttaaataaattgcaaattgcatagtctacctagtaattaataagtttaaaagttaagctgcttcatatgacacccaaatatagatacaataaaaataataaaaat from Diabrotica virgifera virgifera chromosome 3, PGI_DIABVI_V3a harbors:
- the LOC126882771 gene encoding uncharacterized protein LOC126882771, with the translated sequence MKMFQPFLLFAKTSSNVPEVVTNVESATEKDDGVDVSRNEESEIGDISEVPLPTKNKESATCADVTTPIVEPEPKKRKVRNVQNTKPTSVDSIISYFESRKKTEKDSTDLLFLSYAGLIKQFSGKRQAETKLQIAEIIAKQELMHYEEQQQQ
- the LOC126882772 gene encoding uncharacterized protein LOC126882772; translation: MDSSESEEDLILLVALADEEDQRKRKIWTHEINLERHQKGEFHTLVVPQLRNDEKRFYKYFRMKIAYFDEIVNLIREDISKLDINFRESISAEERLAITWR